A window of Streptomyces profundus genomic DNA:
CGGCGGCCCGCGCCTCGCTGTCGACAAAGCTCTGCACGCCGAGGCTGAGCCGGGTGGCGCCGCGCTCGGCGAGGACGGCGAGCCGGTCGGCCGTCGCGGTGGCCGGGGACGCCTCGACCGACAGCGGGATCGTCCGCAGATCGGCGCCCATGCGCTGTTCGGCGATGTCGCAGAGCCGGGACAGTTCGTCGGCCGTCAGGAAGGTGGGGGTGCCGCCGCCGAACGCGGCGTTGGAGAACCGGAGCGGCTCGCCGTCGCCGAGCGCCTCGCGCACCGCGACGGCCTGCCGCTCCAGGGCGTCGAGGTAGCGGCCGGTCAGCCCGTCGGGCGCGCCGACCCGGGTGAACAGGTTGCAGAAGCCGCAGCGCACCTCGCAGAACGGTATGTGCGCGTACAGCGAGAGCGCCCGCCTGGACTCCCCGGCCCACAGGTCGGCGAGCCGGGGCCGGTCGGGGAGCGCCCGGTAGGCGGTCTTGTGCGGGTAGGCGTACACGTAGTGCTGATAGGGGCGTTGCCGGGGGAGCTGGTGGGTGGGCGCGGCGGCGACGGTCATGCGGGTGGCTCCAGGAAGAAGTGGCGGTAGGGGACGGTCCACACCGAGGGGTGGCCGAGGCGGTGCCCGGTGTAGCCGTCGTCCCCGTAGGCGGTGCCGTGGTCGGAGCAGACGATGGCGAAGCAGCGGCGACGGGAGCGCATCGCGTCGAAGAGGCGGCCCACCTGGCGGTCGACGTACTCCAGGGCCGCCGCGTGGCTGGCCAGGCTGTCGCCCGCCTCCCGGGTGGCGCCCGGCAGGTGGAACCAGTTGGGCTGATGCAGCGCCGAGACGTTGAGGAAGAGGAACAGCCGCCGCTCGGCCGGCAGTTCGGCGACGATCCGCTCGACGCGGGCGATCTGCGCCTCGAAGGAGGTGGGGGAAGCGACGGAGAACTCCGGCTCCCAGTGGCTCTCCCGGAACAGTCCGGGCAGGACGCTGCCGAGGGCACCCCGCTTGTTGAAGAAGCCGACGCCGCCGACACAGACGGTGTGGTAGCCCCGGTCGGCGAGCGCCGTCACCAGGTCGGGGGCGTCGAAGACGAAGGTGCGGCCGGCGGTGGTCTCGCTGCCGCCGAACCTGGCGGCGAAGAGGCGCGCGTGGCGTCCGGGAGCGGCCGGCGTGGGCAGGAAGCCGGCGAAGATGGCCTGGTGCGAGGCGTAGGTGAAGTTGCCGGGCGCGTGCCGCTCCTCCCAGACGCCGCCCGGCAGATGGGCGGCCAGGTGCGGCAGGCGCCCCTCGGCGGCCAACTCCCGGGCCACGTCGTACCGGAGCGTGTCGAGCGTGAGCAGCAGCAGGTCGTCACGGCCGACCACCTCGTTCATGTCCGGATCATCAGCGGGATGAACGGGATGAACGGGATCAACGGGGTCAGCGAGACGAGCGGGATCAACGGGCCGCATGGTCGCTCCTTCGTCGGTCCTGGAACGGGGCGCCCCGGTGGACGGCGGCGACCTGGGCGGCGTAGGTGTCCAACGTCTCGGCCCCACTGCCCGGCAGGCCCGTCAGCCCGGGCAGCAGATCGCCGAAGGCGTTGACCTCGCCGACGGCGAACCGCCGCCAGCCGGCGG
This region includes:
- a CDS encoding STM4013/SEN3800 family hydrolase produces the protein MNEVVGRDDLLLLTLDTLRYDVARELAAEGRLPHLAAHLPGGVWEERHAPGNFTYASHQAIFAGFLPTPAAPGRHARLFAARFGGSETTAGRTFVFDAPDLVTALADRGYHTVCVGGVGFFNKRGALGSVLPGLFRESHWEPEFSVASPTSFEAQIARVERIVAELPAERRLFLFLNVSALHQPNWFHLPGATREAGDSLASHAAALEYVDRQVGRLFDAMRSRRRCFAIVCSDHGTAYGDDGYTGHRLGHPSVWTVPYRHFFLEPPA